The sequence below is a genomic window from Daphnia pulicaria isolate SC F1-1A chromosome 6, SC_F0-13Bv2, whole genome shotgun sequence.
tgTAACATGTAAAAACATGTTATCTAATCGGGGTTGAAGTTTGGTGtgattttgtcaataactgtgggagttattgacaaaatttaaaaaacggctttttgatgtaaaaatttttcgccGCCATAAAAGATATTacggaaaaaatacaaaaaaaatacataatatatttatattggaagaaactttgttcatttttttatcgtttaagaaaaaaattggaattttaggcccattattttaggaaatatggacattttaaaaaagagagattatCGGGAATTTGGGACAGCAAATTTTACTGCAGTTGAGATAGGCAGGGAGCTCCGCCCTCAAATCGGGCGTAGCTAAGctatttttttggtaaaatgtaaatctcaatttacacgataattcatcaattttttttacagacataTAGAATTGATAACGGGAAAcacgatttaaattttttttttaatttttaacaaattttaaggCTTATAAATCAAATGTCCCACCCCACTCACCCTAGTGTCCTCATTTACCCCCAAAAATAGGCACCTcccacaaatttttgaaaactttagcCGTTTCCTACGGGTAAACGGTTTactctaaaattaaataaaaaatatggggggtaccTCTACatgttaaatatataaaaatgtaaaaaaaaataaaatagggtgattatattgggagatatgggggggggaggggaaacgaaaaccgtcccgtattactccagtctccccttaCGCGTACTCTTTAAAGTCAAACCGAGTCAAACCATAGCGATTTTTTACGTTTGTCGTAGTAACATCAACCAGGACTATCGGTTCGTTCTCGCTGTTGAATGCCTTCTGGCGTGTACGGTGCCATATCCAATTCCCATGGAAACTAAAAGAGAAGaggaattttattaaattacatAAATTAATCGACAAAGGGAAATGTACTTGAAAGTAGTCATCAAACTTGAGTGACCTTCCTGCATCCTAAACTAAGTAAGTAATAGTGCTTCAGCTGAATAACCAAGGTTGAAGGTATTGTCTTGATAGCCTACACATGCGTTTAACCATTTCCTCTAAGCTGGGGTTTTAACTAATGTGTAGTAAATTCATATTATACACAATTTAGCTGATTCTACCACTTACCTATAGGTAAGGGCTAGGAGAGTGTGGTGTATAATACGTGATGATCACACTCTTCACAACAATAAGCATTATCTCCTTCTAAAAGTTCTCCTCGAACAAACTGCTCCAGTATCAGACTAACAGATTGTGACTTTTCATTGTGAGATTGAGAGCAAGgaatattttctctctttcgtaGCAATGCTTTGTGGACATTCTTAGCAAATCATTTGGTCGCAAAAAAACGCCACCAATAAGGGTgttttgaaaaagtttttcacgctgatttcTGAAAAGATGTTTGTCAATGCTATCAGCCAAGTGTgtgaaaaaactttaaaaaaatcttgttGTTCACGAACATTGACAGGTTGGCCTCGAAGGCGTAAACAACGGCAGAATTTCTTTGGAACATATGACTGTAAAGCTTGGAATCCTATaagaaatttcgaaaatagTTTTATGAAACTTGTATGCATGaatatttcaataacaatGTATACCTGAAAATATCTCATGACCATTTAAAACTGGAAGAAAAGCGCATCTTATTCATAATCGTCCGAATCTTCATCGTCGATTGCCTAACTGCTCTCTTTGATTCCTGGGATGAGTATAACTGTTGGATTACAGAATTCATACAGCAAGTTGCATCTGCATTTTTAAACCCCACGAAATCACAGGCCGCTCGACCTTCCAAGTACCGCTGGTTCAAATTAGATTCAAATTACAATTTAATTATTCAGCgtgcgaatttttttttctcgatttgaCTCTAAGCGTAAAATTAGCGAGTTGTATTCGCTACGCTGACTTATCAACTCATGACAAACCATTAAGTTAAACATCCCAATAGCTATTTTTACGAGTTTCTGACAGCaagataaaataatttaacatgATCTAACTTACCTGTGAATTATCCTTGTCTACTTGCGCGTCCTAGTTTGCGAGGAATCATtaaggtttttaaaaaaccgaCCACAGTTTCATGATTTCCATcctattaaattaaatcattaaattaagtcacgagaagaagaaaaactagtTATATCATGAGCGCAGCATCGCGACAACTATAGCATTGTTGATCACATCTTGCCGTGGCTTATTCGCCTGCAcgcaatctaaaaaaaagtagataTCACTTTCAGATTTAAAACAGAGGTCTTGTATTCTGGTTTAATTTGTAACAGGGAACTGTTTGTAGATGAAGATACATCAATTCTAGATTTGATGGTTATGAACGACTGGGAAATTTCTTtcgaaatataaaatattaagAATGAATGTTTAAACTTACAAAGTGCAGAATTAAAAGAATATTCAAGAGAAATATCACCGACATACCGAGTAGCTATTTGACGAACGCTTCTAGCGGAATCTTCCCAGCAGCTTTGAACTCAATGAAAACATATGCAGCACGATCGTAATCCCACCCACAGTCTTCCAAACATTTGAATGACCACCTTGAGTCCATTCCAGACTGTTCAGAGAAGGATGCCAccatttgttgttgctgttgctcagGTTTCATGAAAGCTGCTAGTGGGATCTTGAAAGTTCTTTTGAGCAAATTGAAACGATAGGCGGCACTATCGTAAACCCACCCGCTGTCCATCAAACACTTCAATGACCAATTTGAGTCCATCCCAGACTGTTCAGAGAAGAATGCCACTATTTGTTGTCGCTGTTGCTCGGGTTCGATGAACGCTGCTAGTGGAATCTTGAAGATTCCTTTAAGCTCAGTGAAAACATATGCAGCACGATCGTAATCCCACCCACAGTCTTCCAAACATTTGAATGACCAATTTGAGTCCATCCCAGACTGTTCAGAGAAGGATGCTAtcatttgttgctgctgttgctcagGTTTCATGAAAGCTGCTAGTGGGATCTTGAAAGTTCTTTTGAGCAAATTGAAACGATAGGCGGCACTATCGTAAACCCACCCGCTGTCCATCAAACACTTCAATGACCAATTTAAGTCCATCCCAGACTGTCGAGAGAAGGATGCCACCATTTGCTGATGAACGACTTGATTAACAATAGTAAACTCATTGGCTCCTGCACGCATGAGTACAGAACGTAAGTCTTCAGACGAAGAATGCCTGCTTACATCGTGAGCAACATTTCGACTACTAGCATCGCTGATCAAATCCCGCCAGGTCCCATCCCTTTGCAACGTTAGAAAATGCCCACAAATTACCATGCGTTTCCTTGGCACGGGTTACGGATACGTTAATTCTTGATAACGAGGTGATGAACCCGATACCTCCGACGAGATTTTCTTCTGCCTGTGATGATGCTCTGACGCATGAAATGACGATtatatctttctctctcccttggAAACTGTCGACGGTGTTCACATCTACTGTTGATGCGCtgcaatttgatttgatgccCACTTTTTTTAGTTGATCTATGATGCATAATTTCTGACTTTTATAGAAAGTGATAACGCCAATAGATTTCCAACGGGTCAAAGGAGAGTCCACGAACAACCTCACAATTCTGGCCACCACAGCGGCCTCTTGCTGGTTTATAAAGCTTTGTTCCTCAGGAAGTTCTTGCCCATCAACAACgtttagcaattttaaaatggttcCAAAACTTGATAAGATATGTGAATCGGGAAGTAAAAGCAGTTTAAAAGGTTAATTCACCTATACTCGTGACAGGGTCCGTTCCTTATAAGATGCTCATCAGTTCTAATTTTCCAGCGTTGAAATACCTCGAAGGCCACTCGCATATGGATGAAGCCATTCGGTACTGCGTCGTCAACATAATGACACCATCCTTATTTTCATCACGTAAATCTCTAGTTGAACAGAAGCGATTGAAAAGGGACTATGCAAATCCTTTCTTTTGGGCAACCTGAATGTGGAAAGTAAGAAAAAGGAGGTTATTTCAATTGTTCGGTGTAAAtgggatttttttcatgtaaTCTACCTTAGAAAGAACAGTTGCTGGCAATTGCTTTGTATCCCCAATCAAGATTAGCTTAGTTATGCCAAAAGCAAGTGGCGTTATGGCCTCCGGCTCGGTGCATTGGGACGCTTCATCAAGAATGCAACAGAGGAATGGAGAACTTCCTTGGTGCTCCAAAAAAAGCTCCTCCATTTCTCTACTCCGACAAGAGTTTAAAGTAGAGCATATAATTTGAGCGTGAGAAAGCAAATGTCTTCTAATTCCAAGACGCTCTTTCTTGGAATTGAAATATTGGAATATGCTTTCATTGTAAGACCTTTGCACTACTTCAATTTGATCATTCATTTCCTCTAACCTACTACCATGCATTTTCTTCTCGGCTTCATCCAAAAGTCCCATCTatgcaaaaaatgatgaaaaacattATTAAAGTAGACTAGCcttaataaatgaaaataaaacaataaaaatcttgGAAGGAGTACGAAGTAAAGTTATTAAATTATCCATTTCTTGTCGAagacttttcaatttttcagacAAAGTCTGAAGTTTGCCACTTTCTGGGGAAATT
It includes:
- the LOC124341875 gene encoding nuclear RNA export factor 1-like, which translates into the protein MVICGHFLTLQRDGTWRDLISDASSRNVAHDVSRHSSSEDLRSVLMRAGANEFTIVNQVVHQQMVASFSRQSGMDLNWSLKCLMDSGWVYDSAAYRFNLLKRTFKIPLAAFMKPEQQQQQMIASFSEQSGMDSNWSFKCLEDCGWDYDRAAYVFTELKGIFKIPLAAFIEPEQQRQQIVAFFSEQSGMDSNWSLKCLMDSGWVYDSAAYRFNLLKRTFKIPLAAFMKPEQQQQQMVASFSEQSGMDSRWSFKCLEDCGWDYDRAAYVFIEFKAAGKIPLEAFVK